The following proteins are co-located in the Ignavibacteriota bacterium genome:
- a CDS encoding SDR family oxidoreductase, which produces MTRKDTNAWALILGVSSGFGAAAARELARNGYNILGVHLDRQATMPAVTRLVHDIERCGQKAVFYNMNAADEKRRHEVLDTFVDEHHKHGKAEIRVLFHSLAFGTLKPLVGRNDSEMITRAQLEMTLDVMANSLVYWTQDCARRGLIGRGTRIFTMTSDGANLQLPYYGAVSAAKAAVEAYIRQLALELGPRGIICNALLAGVTDTPALNKIPGARNMLFAAKAKNPMGRVTTPEDVARAVMVLMQPGAEFINGNTIGVDGGESKISYVGQRNSFQYSDLNLLAESTWDPTDVS; this is translated from the coding sequence ATGACACGAAAAGACACCAATGCATGGGCATTGATCCTGGGAGTTTCCTCGGGATTCGGCGCCGCGGCGGCGCGCGAGCTGGCACGGAACGGATACAACATCCTGGGCGTGCACCTCGACAGGCAGGCCACAATGCCCGCCGTGACCCGGCTCGTGCACGACATCGAACGCTGCGGCCAGAAGGCCGTCTTCTACAACATGAACGCGGCCGACGAGAAGCGCCGCCACGAAGTGCTCGACACCTTTGTGGACGAACACCACAAACACGGCAAGGCCGAGATCCGCGTGCTCTTCCACTCGCTCGCGTTCGGCACGTTGAAGCCGCTGGTCGGCCGCAACGACAGCGAGATGATCACACGCGCCCAGCTCGAGATGACCCTCGACGTCATGGCGAACTCGCTGGTGTACTGGACGCAGGATTGCGCGCGGCGCGGACTGATCGGCCGCGGCACACGCATCTTCACCATGACCAGCGACGGCGCGAATCTGCAACTCCCGTATTACGGCGCCGTGTCGGCGGCGAAGGCGGCGGTCGAGGCCTACATCCGCCAGCTCGCGCTCGAGCTGGGTCCGCGCGGCATCATCTGCAACGCCCTGCTGGCTGGCGTCACCGACACACCGGCGCTGAATAAAATTCCCGGCGCGCGCAACATGCTCTTCGCCGCGAAGGCGAAAAATCCGATGGGCCGCGTGACTACGCCCGAGGATGTGGCCCGAGCGGTGATGGTGCTCATGCAGCCGGGAGCGGAATTCATCAACGGCAACACCATCGGCGTGGACGGCGGCGAGAGCAAGATCAGCTACGTCGGCCAGCGCAACTCCTTCCAATACTCCGATCTGAACCTGCTCGCCGAGAGCACCTGGGATCCCACCGACGTGTCCTGA
- a CDS encoding acyl-CoA dehydrogenase family protein, giving the protein MNLFQFTEEQNMLREMVRDFVNNEVKPIARDIDENEKIPTDLIKKIGEVGLLGTVFPEEYGGGGFGEVGYCIAQEEMGRGCLSTATMIGAHMSIGSNAIYIGGSEELKQKYLVPLARGEKIAAFGLTEAMAGSDSFNVRTKAVQDGDHYIINGEKLWITNGGIADYVSLFCRTERGVSAFVIETAWEGFHAGPAEKKMGIRGSTTNAITISNMRVPKENMIGSEGRAFLVAMKTLDAGRLGLGACCVGAAKEAIELCTKFAKERRQFDEPISHFQAIQFMLAEMYATVYAMESIVYRTAADYDAGKKISTQSAIVKLICSDGLDRVVDLAVQIHGGMGYSRELPIERMYRDSRINRIFEGTNEIQKLVISHDVLKRNGAWV; this is encoded by the coding sequence ATGAACCTATTTCAGTTCACCGAAGAGCAGAACATGCTGCGGGAGATGGTCCGCGACTTTGTCAACAACGAAGTCAAACCCATCGCGCGCGACATCGACGAAAACGAAAAAATCCCGACCGACCTCATCAAGAAGATTGGTGAAGTGGGCCTGCTCGGCACCGTGTTCCCGGAAGAATACGGCGGCGGCGGATTCGGTGAAGTGGGGTATTGCATCGCGCAGGAGGAAATGGGACGCGGATGTCTTTCGACCGCGACCATGATCGGCGCGCACATGTCGATCGGGTCGAACGCGATCTACATCGGCGGCTCCGAGGAACTCAAGCAGAAGTACCTCGTGCCGCTCGCGCGCGGCGAGAAGATCGCGGCCTTCGGCCTCACCGAGGCGATGGCCGGGTCGGATTCGTTCAACGTGCGCACAAAGGCGGTGCAGGACGGCGATCACTACATCATCAACGGCGAGAAGTTGTGGATCACCAACGGCGGCATCGCCGATTACGTGTCGCTGTTCTGCCGCACCGAGCGCGGCGTGAGCGCCTTCGTGATCGAGACCGCGTGGGAAGGATTCCATGCGGGTCCGGCCGAGAAAAAGATGGGCATACGCGGCAGCACCACCAACGCGATCACCATCTCGAACATGCGCGTGCCGAAGGAGAACATGATCGGCTCCGAGGGACGCGCCTTCCTGGTAGCGATGAAAACGCTGGACGCGGGTCGTCTCGGACTCGGCGCCTGCTGCGTGGGCGCCGCGAAGGAAGCGATCGAACTCTGTACAAAATTCGCGAAGGAACGCCGCCAGTTCGACGAACCCATCTCGCATTTCCAGGCCATACAGTTCATGCTCGCCGAAATGTACGCCACCGTGTACGCGATGGAGAGCATCGTGTACCGCACCGCGGCCGACTACGACGCCGGCAAAAAAATCTCGACACAGTCGGCCATCGTGAAGCTGATCTGCAGCGACGGCCTCGACCGCGTGGTGGATCTTGCCGTGCAGATCCACGGCGGTATGGGCTACTCGCGCGAACTCCCCATAGAGCGCATGTACCGCGACTCGCGTATCAACCGTATCTTCGAAGGCACAAACGAAATTCAGAAGCTTGTGATTTCACACGATGTGCTGAAGCGCAATGGCGCGTGGGTTTGA